One genomic segment of Occultella kanbiaonis includes these proteins:
- a CDS encoding cation diffusion facilitator family transporter: MAASGGTKAVITALFANLGIAIAKFVGWLLTGSSSMLAESVHSVADTSNQALLLLGGKRAQRKASEVHQFGYGRIRYVYAFIVAIILFSLGGLFALYEAWHKFSDPHPITEWQWVPIVVLLVAVVLESFALRTAVIEANHVRGRTPIFKFVKRSRSPEIPVILLEDTGALLGLVFGLFGVSMTLITGDGRWDAIGSAAIGLLLVVIAVFLAIEMKSMLVGESALPEHQDAIEAAVVGHGVTSVIHMRTLHLGPDELLVAAKVEVERDDNAEEVARAIDDAEVRIRESVPLKLTIYIEPDLRRPATTGPAVSDQPGGPTTA; encoded by the coding sequence ATGGCCGCAAGCGGGGGCACCAAGGCAGTCATCACGGCACTGTTCGCGAACCTCGGCATAGCGATCGCGAAGTTCGTGGGCTGGCTGCTGACCGGCTCGAGTTCGATGCTGGCCGAGTCCGTGCACTCGGTCGCAGACACCAGCAACCAGGCGCTGCTGCTACTGGGCGGCAAGCGCGCCCAGCGCAAGGCCTCCGAGGTGCATCAGTTCGGCTACGGCCGGATCCGGTACGTGTACGCGTTCATCGTCGCGATCATCCTGTTCTCCCTCGGCGGGTTGTTCGCCCTGTACGAGGCATGGCACAAGTTCTCCGACCCGCACCCGATCACCGAGTGGCAGTGGGTGCCGATCGTGGTGCTCCTGGTCGCCGTGGTGCTGGAGTCGTTCGCGCTCCGGACCGCCGTCATCGAGGCGAACCACGTGCGCGGCCGGACGCCGATCTTCAAGTTCGTCAAGAGGTCCCGCTCCCCGGAGATCCCGGTGATCCTGCTCGAGGACACCGGCGCCCTGCTCGGCCTCGTGTTCGGGCTGTTCGGGGTCTCGATGACCCTGATCACCGGCGACGGTCGCTGGGACGCGATCGGATCCGCGGCGATCGGTCTGCTGCTCGTCGTGATCGCGGTCTTCCTGGCCATCGAGATGAAGTCCATGCTCGTGGGCGAGTCGGCGCTGCCCGAGCACCAGGACGCCATCGAGGCGGCCGTGGTGGGACATGGCGTCACCTCGGTGATCCACATGCGCACCCTGCACCTCGGCCCGGACGAACTGCTCGTGGCGGCGAAGGTCGAGGTCGAACGCGACGACAACGCCGAGGAGGTCGCCCGCGCCATCGACGATGCCGAGGTGCGCATCCGCGAGTCGGTCCCGCTCAAGCTGACGATCTACATCGAGCCGGATCTGCGCCGCCCGGCGACGACCGGTCCCGCCGTATCCGACCAGCCGGGTGGCCCGACCACCGCATGA
- a CDS encoding cation diffusion facilitator family transporter, whose amino-acid sequence MSTGGGTKAVVAALSANLGIAVTKFVAYALTGSSSMLAEGVHSVADSGNQALLLIGGKRSRHAASAVHQFGYGRARYVYAFLVSIVLFSLGGCFALYEAWHKFSDPHPIEDWRWVPVAVLLLGLVMEGLSFRTAVREANHARGTTSLTRFVRQSRAPELPVILLEDFGALIGLVFALFGVGMTLGTDDGRWDAIGSGAIGLLLVAIAVFLAIEMSSLLIGESALPEHQAAIEAAIPGAGVLSVIHMRTLHLGPEELLVAAKIEVEPDADARVVATAIDAAEVRIRAAVPLETQIYLEADLRRHLAPD is encoded by the coding sequence ATGTCCACGGGTGGAGGCACGAAGGCCGTGGTTGCCGCGCTGTCGGCGAACCTGGGGATCGCGGTCACGAAGTTCGTGGCCTACGCGCTGACCGGGTCGAGCTCGATGCTCGCCGAGGGAGTGCACTCGGTCGCGGACTCGGGCAACCAGGCACTGCTCCTGATCGGTGGCAAGCGGTCCCGACACGCGGCCTCGGCGGTGCACCAGTTCGGCTACGGCCGGGCCCGTTACGTGTACGCGTTCCTCGTCTCCATCGTCCTGTTCAGCCTGGGTGGCTGCTTCGCGCTGTACGAGGCGTGGCACAAGTTCTCCGACCCGCACCCGATCGAGGACTGGCGGTGGGTGCCGGTGGCGGTCCTGCTGCTGGGCCTGGTGATGGAAGGGCTCTCGTTCCGGACGGCGGTCAGGGAGGCCAACCACGCCAGGGGCACCACGAGCCTGACGCGATTCGTGCGCCAGTCGCGCGCCCCCGAACTGCCGGTGATCCTGCTGGAGGACTTCGGTGCTCTGATCGGCCTTGTGTTCGCGCTGTTCGGGGTCGGCATGACCCTCGGCACCGACGACGGGCGCTGGGACGCGATCGGGTCCGGTGCCATCGGCCTGCTCCTGGTGGCCATTGCGGTGTTCCTCGCGATCGAGATGAGCTCGCTGCTCATCGGTGAGTCTGCGCTGCCCGAGCACCAGGCGGCCATCGAGGCGGCCATTCCCGGGGCCGGTGTGCTCTCCGTCATCCACATGCGCACCCTCCACCTCGGCCCGGAGGAGCTCCTGGTCGCCGCGAAGATCGAGGTGGAGCCCGACGCGGATGCCCGCGTTGTGGCCACCGCGATCGACGCGGCCGAGGTGCGGATCCGGGCAGCCGTGCCGCTGGAGACCCAGATCTACCTCGAGGCGGACCTGCGCCGCCACCTCGCGCCGGACTGA
- a CDS encoding Trm112 family protein yields the protein MTESRPEQNTLPIEDWLRAIVRCPVTGSELVDGLGPDGEPELVNTSGSPRLAFPVRGGVPVLLAHEARQV from the coding sequence ATGACTGAGTCCCGACCCGAGCAGAACACGCTGCCGATCGAGGACTGGCTGCGGGCGATCGTGCGGTGCCCGGTCACCGGATCCGAACTCGTCGACGGTCTCGGCCCGGACGGCGAGCCGGAACTCGTCAACACGAGCGGCTCCCCGCGCCTGGCCTTCCCGGTTCGTGGCGGCGTACCGGTACTGCTCGCCCACGAGGCGCGGCAGGTCTGA
- a CDS encoding phosphomannomutase/phosphoglucomutase yields the protein MPDSPELPDSPDSPRLDAIVKAYDVRGLVPDELDEDTARALGAAFADVIAATAHKPAVVIAHDMRATSPGLVTAFADGVTWRGVDVIRIGLASTDGLYFASGSLDLPGAMFTASHNPAQYNGIKMCHAGARPVGRDTGLADVKTLAAAYLAEGIPAAEPAGTVTERDLLADYARHLRTLVPLDGVRPMKVVIDAGNGMAGLTAGAVLGTEAGLDDLGLDLVPMYFELDGTFPNHEANPLEPKNLIDLQATVVAEQADIGLAFDGDADRCFVVDERGVSVSPSAITALVGLRELEKEKAAGRTATIIHNLITSRAVPELVEGSGGRAVRTRVGHSFIKAEMAAEDAVFGGEHSAHYYFRDFWFADTGMLAAMHVLQALGEADVPLSALAEIYTPYSASGEINSRVADVDAARERVLQAFSDDIDAGVVTVEEFDGLTFTHWDQTPRWWFNLRSSNTEPLLRLNVEAQDSDIMIKIRDGVLALVREGEEATHD from the coding sequence GTGCCTGATTCGCCTGAACTGCCCGATTCGCCCGACTCGCCACGCCTCGACGCCATCGTCAAGGCGTACGACGTGCGTGGGCTCGTCCCCGACGAACTCGATGAGGACACCGCCCGCGCGCTCGGCGCGGCCTTCGCGGACGTCATCGCAGCCACGGCGCACAAGCCGGCGGTCGTGATCGCCCACGACATGCGCGCGACCTCGCCGGGGTTGGTGACAGCGTTCGCCGACGGGGTCACCTGGCGCGGAGTGGACGTCATCCGCATCGGCCTCGCCTCCACCGACGGGCTCTACTTCGCCTCCGGCAGTCTTGACCTGCCCGGGGCCATGTTCACCGCGAGCCACAACCCGGCGCAGTACAACGGCATCAAGATGTGCCATGCCGGAGCCCGACCCGTCGGCCGGGACACCGGGCTGGCCGACGTCAAGACGCTGGCCGCCGCCTACCTCGCCGAGGGGATCCCCGCGGCCGAGCCGGCCGGCACGGTGACCGAACGGGACCTCCTCGCCGACTACGCCCGCCATCTGCGCACCCTGGTGCCGCTGGACGGTGTGCGGCCGATGAAGGTCGTCATCGATGCCGGCAACGGCATGGCCGGTCTCACCGCCGGCGCCGTGCTGGGCACGGAGGCGGGCCTGGACGACCTCGGCCTGGACCTGGTGCCGATGTACTTCGAGCTGGACGGCACGTTCCCGAACCACGAGGCGAACCCACTCGAGCCGAAGAACCTGATCGACCTGCAGGCCACCGTTGTGGCCGAGCAGGCGGACATCGGCTTGGCGTTCGACGGCGATGCGGACCGGTGCTTCGTCGTGGACGAGCGCGGCGTCAGCGTGAGCCCGTCCGCGATCACGGCCCTGGTGGGTCTCCGGGAGCTGGAGAAGGAGAAGGCGGCGGGCCGAACCGCCACCATCATCCACAACCTGATCACTTCACGTGCGGTGCCGGAACTGGTTGAGGGTTCGGGCGGGCGAGCCGTGCGCACCAGGGTGGGGCACTCGTTCATCAAGGCCGAGATGGCCGCCGAGGACGCCGTGTTCGGCGGTGAGCACAGCGCCCACTACTACTTCCGGGACTTCTGGTTCGCCGACACCGGCATGCTCGCCGCGATGCACGTGCTGCAGGCGCTCGGCGAGGCCGACGTGCCGCTGTCCGCCCTCGCCGAGATCTACACCCCGTACTCCGCGTCAGGGGAGATCAACTCCCGGGTTGCCGATGTCGACGCCGCCCGCGAGCGGGTGCTCCAGGCGTTCTCCGACGACATCGACGCCGGCGTCGTCACGGTGGAGGAGTTCGACGGGCTCACCTTCACCCACTGGGACCAGACCCCGCGGTGGTGGTTCAACCTGCGCAGCTCCAACACCGAGCCACTCCTGCGACTCAACGTCGAGGCCCAGGACTCCGACATCATGATCAAGATCCGTGACGGCGTACTCGCGCTCGTCCGCGAAGGAGAAGAGGCCACCCATGACTGA
- a CDS encoding DUF3499 domain-containing protein — protein MRATRGCTRSACTAPAVATLTYVYSDSTAVLGPLATNAEPHTYDLCAPHAERLTVPRGWDVVRLATEFEPAPPSSDDLLALADAVREASRAVPPPSVPAARGQFAAPAPVTQARPTPQAGRRGHLRVVRDDGE, from the coding sequence GTGAGAGCGACCCGAGGCTGCACCCGTTCCGCGTGCACGGCGCCTGCCGTGGCGACGCTCACCTATGTGTACTCCGACTCCACGGCCGTGCTCGGCCCGCTCGCCACCAACGCCGAGCCGCACACCTACGATCTGTGCGCGCCGCACGCCGAACGGCTGACCGTGCCGCGCGGCTGGGACGTGGTGCGCCTGGCCACCGAGTTCGAGCCGGCACCGCCGAGTTCGGACGACCTCCTCGCGCTCGCCGACGCGGTCAGGGAGGCGTCGCGGGCCGTCCCGCCGCCGTCCGTGCCGGCGGCCCGCGGCCAGTTCGCCGCCCCCGCACCCGTCACCCAGGCCCGCCCGACCCCGCAGGCGGGCCGGCGGGGCCACCTCCGGGTGGTTCGCGACGACGGCGAGTGA
- a CDS encoding metallopeptidase family protein yields the protein MTEEPPAAGRDVSRVVLPSRRGSARRDRRGRGLRGPLLPPTLPGWRTRGERFDETLLSTVERLEKHLGSDLDGVEFAVEEVPPSAPAPWETGAVPLGRYFPADPAAGLSHRIVVYRRPVVGRSADSDDIAALVRDVLVEQLAQMLGRDPEDIDPTYRD from the coding sequence ATGACCGAGGAACCGCCGGCTGCCGGGCGTGACGTGAGCCGCGTCGTGTTGCCGTCCCGACGTGGCTCGGCCCGCCGGGACCGGCGCGGGCGCGGGCTGCGGGGTCCGCTCCTGCCACCGACCCTGCCGGGCTGGCGCACGCGCGGGGAACGGTTCGACGAGACCCTGCTCAGCACCGTCGAGCGGTTGGAGAAGCACCTGGGCTCCGATCTCGACGGCGTCGAGTTCGCGGTCGAGGAGGTCCCGCCGTCCGCACCTGCCCCCTGGGAGACCGGTGCGGTCCCGTTGGGTCGTTACTTCCCCGCGGACCCCGCAGCGGGCCTGAGTCACCGGATCGTCGTGTACCGGCGTCCCGTGGTCGGCCGATCCGCGGACTCCGATGACATCGCCGCACTCGTGCGCGACGTCCTGGTGGAACAACTCGCCCAGATGCTCGGCCGGGACCCGGAGGACATCGACCCCACCTACCGGGACTGA
- a CDS encoding DUF5719 family protein: MTSTPRLNPRLRAVARGVGAATTGLLVLGLTGAVVGAATLAPPPEATTVPPPEISVGAAPLSMVCAGPPLLASDDGSDIDVDDEFGSGGADLVAVAEAVVLGRDGEPPAATWSSVGGDPVEVPGTGDIRYLSQSDPSGPALLRAEPDGDSTALAAGASAARQDAGDLRGLAAAECQAPSSSIWLVGGATELGSSARLTLTNPGDTAVAASVDIWGAAGQVSADNPVLVGPGASESILLESLSLEPRIAVRVSADGGRLTAEIQDNALNGVVPAGTDLVTATADPGLDLTIGPVPLPETDASAAAPSVVRLANPNTEPTTVTVSLLGEDGEEVLAGTEGMILEPGAVTDVSLAGVPAGSWTVRVGADQPVTGAVMLTRLGEAGELDPDEPVLDRAWMPARTAVDHGLLAIPGLGSVVDDAGLAITNPLEEDQTVTLRPVDPAGQVGEPVEIDLGAGTTENVTDRLDLSNAVAVEVSGTAVLASVALSAEAADGQLLSMLPLTPDADEDQSVTVRLGP, encoded by the coding sequence ATGACCTCGACACCCCGACTGAACCCCCGTCTGCGGGCCGTCGCCCGCGGCGTGGGCGCAGCCACCACCGGCCTGCTCGTCCTCGGGCTGACCGGGGCGGTCGTGGGGGCCGCCACGCTGGCCCCGCCGCCGGAAGCCACGACCGTCCCACCTCCCGAGATCAGCGTCGGCGCCGCCCCACTGTCCATGGTGTGTGCCGGACCACCGCTCCTGGCGAGCGACGACGGATCGGACATCGACGTCGACGACGAGTTCGGATCCGGTGGTGCCGACCTCGTCGCTGTCGCCGAGGCCGTGGTCCTCGGTCGCGACGGCGAGCCTCCGGCCGCGACGTGGTCCTCCGTGGGCGGCGATCCGGTCGAGGTGCCCGGCACCGGGGACATCCGGTACCTGAGCCAGAGCGACCCGAGCGGGCCGGCGTTGCTGCGCGCCGAGCCGGACGGTGACTCGACCGCGCTCGCGGCAGGTGCCTCGGCGGCGCGGCAGGACGCCGGAGACCTGCGTGGTCTTGCCGCGGCGGAGTGCCAGGCGCCGTCCTCGAGCATCTGGTTGGTGGGCGGGGCGACCGAGCTCGGTTCGAGTGCCCGATTGACTCTGACGAATCCCGGGGACACGGCGGTCGCGGCGAGCGTGGACATCTGGGGCGCGGCCGGACAGGTCAGCGCGGACAACCCCGTCCTGGTGGGACCCGGCGCGAGCGAGTCGATCCTGCTGGAGTCCCTCTCCCTCGAGCCACGGATCGCCGTCCGGGTCAGCGCGGACGGCGGTCGGCTGACTGCCGAGATCCAGGACAACGCGTTGAACGGGGTGGTGCCCGCCGGTACCGACCTGGTCACGGCCACGGCCGACCCTGGCCTGGACCTGACCATCGGCCCGGTGCCGCTGCCGGAGACGGACGCCTCGGCCGCGGCACCGTCCGTGGTTCGCTTGGCCAACCCGAACACCGAGCCCACCACGGTGACCGTGTCACTGCTCGGCGAGGACGGCGAGGAGGTCCTCGCCGGTACCGAGGGGATGATCCTCGAGCCGGGGGCGGTCACCGACGTCTCCTTGGCGGGTGTCCCGGCCGGCTCCTGGACCGTGCGCGTCGGTGCCGACCAGCCGGTCACCGGCGCCGTCATGCTCACCCGACTCGGTGAGGCCGGTGAGCTGGACCCGGACGAGCCGGTGCTGGACCGGGCCTGGATGCCCGCGCGGACCGCGGTCGACCACGGGTTGCTCGCGATCCCGGGCCTCGGATCCGTCGTGGATGACGCCGGACTCGCGATCACGAATCCGCTCGAGGAGGACCAGACCGTCACGCTGCGCCCGGTGGACCCCGCCGGGCAGGTCGGCGAACCCGTGGAGATCGACCTCGGGGCCGGGACCACCGAGAACGTCACCGACCGCCTTGACCTGTCGAACGCGGTCGCCGTCGAGGTGAGCGGTACCGCCGTCCTCGCCAGTGTGGCCCTGAGCGCGGAGGCGGCCGACGGTCAGCTGCTCAGCATGCTCCCGCTCACCCCCGACGCCGACGAGGACCAGAGTGTGACGGTGCGGCTCGGTCCCTGA